A genomic window from Agrobacterium larrymoorei includes:
- a CDS encoding DUF2254 domain-containing protein gives MTSKWQWWLNQIVRRIWFRATLFSVGGVVTALLAVAFSSYIPADLPAKIGAEAVDKILGIIASSMLTVTTFSLSTMVAAYSAATNNVTPRATKLVMEDSTTQNVLATFVGSFLFSLVGIIALATGAYGDQGRVILFVVTIGVIILIIVTLLRWIDHLSRLGRVTETTERVEKATIEALRSWMKSPYLGGKRLEENDPRLSAPNTPVHQSKVGYVQHVDGGVLGQISEEFDVDIAVVAIAGKLVAPNIPLAWIVGDVDEEVQKRIASAFTIGDVRSFDQDPRFGAAVLAEIASRSLSQAINDSGTAIDLISRYIRVLTVWDEHSDESDVQYPRLHVAPIRLEDFFDDLFIPLARDGAAILEVGIRLQKAFITLSGFRHHEFKRIAAQHSKSAIKRAEATSMIEEDLDKLRLTAGLFGAA, from the coding sequence ATGACATCGAAATGGCAGTGGTGGCTCAACCAGATCGTGCGGCGAATATGGTTCAGAGCCACACTGTTCTCGGTTGGAGGGGTGGTGACCGCACTTCTCGCCGTCGCCTTCTCCTCTTACATTCCAGCAGACCTTCCGGCGAAGATAGGTGCCGAGGCTGTCGATAAGATCCTCGGCATCATCGCTTCGAGCATGCTGACGGTCACCACCTTCTCATTGAGCACGATGGTCGCCGCCTACTCGGCCGCAACCAACAATGTCACGCCGCGGGCCACCAAGCTCGTGATGGAAGACAGCACGACACAAAACGTCCTGGCCACCTTCGTCGGCTCGTTCCTCTTCAGCCTCGTCGGCATTATCGCGCTCGCAACCGGAGCCTATGGAGACCAGGGTCGCGTCATCCTTTTCGTGGTCACGATCGGCGTCATCATTCTCATTATCGTCACCCTGCTTCGATGGATCGATCATCTGTCACGCCTCGGGCGTGTTACGGAAACGACGGAGCGCGTCGAAAAGGCGACCATAGAAGCCCTTCGGTCTTGGATGAAAAGCCCGTACCTGGGTGGAAAACGGCTGGAGGAGAACGATCCGAGGCTGAGCGCGCCGAACACGCCTGTGCACCAGTCAAAGGTCGGCTACGTCCAGCATGTGGATGGAGGCGTGCTGGGGCAAATTTCGGAAGAGTTCGACGTGGACATCGCAGTGGTGGCGATAGCCGGCAAGCTGGTTGCCCCGAACATCCCTCTCGCCTGGATCGTTGGCGATGTCGATGAAGAGGTGCAAAAGCGGATAGCATCGGCGTTTACGATCGGGGATGTCCGCTCCTTCGATCAGGATCCCCGTTTCGGTGCCGCGGTTCTGGCTGAAATCGCGTCCAGGTCATTGTCGCAGGCCATCAACGATTCCGGCACTGCCATCGACCTGATATCCAGATACATCCGTGTGCTGACCGTCTGGGATGAACATTCCGATGAAAGCGATGTGCAATATCCGAGGCTGCATGTCGCACCCATCAGGCTCGAAGATTTCTTCGATGATCTCTTCATTCCGCTGGCCCGAGATGGCGCCGCTATTCTCGAGGTGGGTATTCGATTGCAGAAGGCGTTCATCACCCTATCCGGCTTCCGTCACCACGAGTTCAAACGCATTGCGGCTCAACATTCAAAAAGCGCAATCAAGCGTGCCGAAGCAACATCGATGATTGAAGAAGACCTGGACAAGCTTCGGCTCACCGCTGGCTTGTTCGGTGCCGCATAG
- a CDS encoding efflux RND transporter periplasmic adaptor subunit: protein MQRIAPIAGFTALLLLGPALPTVAWAEGEPAQASRNNLPAIVVTEVAKRDLVDRVIATGTIRPVDEIYVQPQVEGLAVDKLNVDVGDKVEAGAVLAELSRDSLLLQKSQLEANKAKAQAAVAQSKAQVIEAQANLDDAVRQKDRAARLGQSGSGSVSQVEQTAAAADVAKARLEAAKQTVTVGEADIKVVDAQIEDIDLKLARTGVKTPVAGVISAKNARIGAIASGSGNPLFTVIKDGAIELVADLSETDIQKVEVGQKARLTVAGGGQKIEGTVRIVSPTVDPTTRLGAVHIVLPAGSPARAGMYANAEIVVASANALALPLSAVTSGREGSTSRKVDNGVIRQVKIETGIQDSGFVEIKQGLSLGDKVVEKAGAFVRDGDKINPVPAAAAASN from the coding sequence ATGCAGCGCATCGCACCGATTGCAGGCTTTACTGCCCTTCTTCTTCTCGGCCCGGCTCTTCCAACGGTCGCCTGGGCGGAGGGTGAGCCTGCGCAGGCAAGCCGCAACAATTTGCCCGCCATCGTTGTGACGGAGGTGGCAAAGCGCGATCTCGTGGACCGCGTCATTGCCACCGGCACCATTCGCCCTGTGGATGAGATTTATGTGCAGCCGCAGGTCGAGGGCCTAGCTGTCGACAAGCTTAATGTCGATGTGGGCGACAAGGTCGAGGCGGGTGCGGTTCTCGCCGAGCTTTCCCGCGACAGCCTGCTTTTGCAGAAGAGCCAGTTGGAGGCCAACAAGGCGAAAGCCCAAGCCGCCGTTGCGCAGAGCAAGGCGCAGGTGATCGAAGCCCAGGCCAATCTGGATGACGCCGTGCGCCAGAAGGATCGCGCCGCTCGCCTTGGCCAGTCCGGCTCCGGCTCCGTCTCCCAAGTCGAACAGACGGCCGCCGCCGCAGATGTCGCAAAGGCGCGTCTTGAGGCCGCCAAGCAGACCGTCACCGTCGGTGAAGCCGATATCAAGGTCGTGGACGCGCAGATCGAAGATATCGATCTGAAACTTGCCCGCACCGGCGTCAAGACGCCTGTTGCTGGCGTCATTTCCGCCAAGAACGCCCGCATCGGCGCCATTGCCAGCGGTTCGGGCAATCCCCTCTTTACCGTCATCAAGGACGGCGCGATCGAACTCGTCGCCGACCTGTCGGAGACGGATATTCAAAAGGTCGAGGTCGGCCAGAAGGCGCGCCTGACGGTGGCCGGTGGCGGCCAGAAGATCGAGGGCACGGTGCGTATCGTCTCGCCTACGGTCGATCCAACCACGCGCCTTGGTGCGGTCCACATCGTGCTTCCAGCGGGCAGCCCGGCGCGCGCTGGCATGTACGCCAATGCCGAGATCGTCGTTGCATCCGCCAATGCGCTCGCCCTCCCCTTGTCGGCTGTCACCTCCGGGCGCGAGGGCTCAACCTCGCGCAAAGTTGACAACGGCGTCATTAGGCAGGTGAAGATCGAGACCGGCATTCAGGATTCCGGCTTCGTGGAAATCAAACAGGGCCTGTCGCTCGGCGACAAGGTCGTGGAGAAGGCAGGCGCTTTCGTCCGCGACGGTGACAAAATCAACCCGGTTCCGGCAGCCGCCGCGGCCTCGAACTAA
- a CDS encoding phosphomannomutase yields MSLKFGTSGLRGLSEDLKGKASALYATAFAHHLLNSGLAQQGDPILIGQDFRDSSPAIAASCIGALKAAGLKPLDCGALPTPALALYGLSLKAAALMITGSHIPADRNGIKFYRPDGEIDKQDETAIADLAASLKQDALTVEEGTAEDRGAQATELFYERNIGLLRDNALKGLKIGVYQHSTVARDLFVDVLAHYGAEVVALGRSESFIPVDTEAVSPETLEKLKAWAPEHGLDAIVSADGDGDRPLLADETGTPLRGDLIGLITSNFLKASVVVTPVTSNSGIEAAGNFKVVRTKVGSPFVIAGMTDALSEGSDHVVGFEANGGFLTATPFTLHGKQIAPLPTRDCFLPILATLQLKASEGKTLSEVAAAYSLPVAAADRLQDFAQEKSSALMEHLRASRSNLEAFLEPVGAVQSTSDIDGLRVTLTNGNTIHFRPSGNAPEMRCYVEAANEDEANALLNQGLDLIRNFG; encoded by the coding sequence ATGAGTTTGAAGTTTGGAACGAGCGGTCTGCGCGGCCTGTCGGAAGATCTGAAGGGCAAGGCGTCCGCCCTTTATGCCACAGCCTTCGCCCATCATCTTCTGAACTCAGGCTTGGCGCAGCAAGGCGACCCGATCCTCATCGGCCAGGATTTTCGCGATTCGAGCCCGGCGATTGCCGCAAGCTGCATCGGCGCGCTGAAGGCCGCCGGCCTCAAGCCGCTCGATTGCGGCGCACTGCCGACCCCGGCTCTCGCGCTCTATGGCCTGTCTCTCAAGGCAGCGGCGCTGATGATCACCGGCTCTCACATTCCCGCAGACCGCAACGGCATCAAGTTCTACCGCCCGGATGGCGAAATCGACAAGCAGGACGAGACCGCGATTGCCGATCTCGCCGCAAGCCTGAAGCAGGACGCGCTGACAGTTGAAGAAGGCACCGCCGAAGACCGCGGCGCGCAGGCCACCGAACTCTTTTACGAGCGCAATATCGGTCTGCTGCGTGACAATGCGCTGAAAGGCCTGAAGATCGGCGTCTATCAGCACAGCACCGTGGCGCGCGATCTCTTTGTCGACGTGCTGGCCCATTACGGCGCCGAAGTCGTGGCACTCGGCCGCTCGGAAAGCTTCATCCCGGTCGATACCGAAGCCGTCTCTCCGGAGACGCTGGAGAAGCTGAAAGCCTGGGCGCCGGAGCATGGCCTGGATGCGATCGTGTCCGCCGATGGCGATGGCGACCGGCCTTTGCTTGCCGATGAGACCGGCACGCCGCTGCGTGGTGATCTTATCGGACTTATCACCTCGAACTTCCTCAAGGCGAGCGTCGTCGTCACACCCGTCACCTCTAATTCCGGCATCGAGGCGGCGGGTAACTTCAAGGTGGTGCGCACCAAGGTCGGCTCGCCCTTCGTCATCGCCGGCATGACCGATGCGCTGTCGGAAGGCAGCGATCATGTGGTCGGCTTCGAGGCCAATGGCGGCTTCCTGACGGCAACGCCCTTTACCCTGCATGGCAAGCAGATCGCACCGCTTCCCACCCGCGACTGCTTCCTGCCGATCCTCGCGACGCTGCAATTGAAGGCAAGCGAAGGCAAAACTCTCTCCGAGGTTGCCGCCGCCTACTCGCTGCCTGTCGCAGCCGCCGATCGCCTGCAGGATTTCGCCCAGGAGAAGAGTTCGGCTCTGATGGAGCATCTGCGTGCCTCGCGCAGCAATCTCGAAGCGTTCCTCGAGCCAGTCGGCGCGGTCCAGTCCACGAGCGATATCGACGGCCTGCGGGTGACACTCACCAACGGCAACACCATCCACTTCCGTCCCTCCGGCAATGCCCCGGAAATGCGCTGCTATGTGGAAGCCGCCAATGAAGACGAAGCCAATGCGCTGCTGAATCAGGGCCTCGACCTGATCCGCAATTTCGGCTGA
- a CDS encoding group II truncated hemoglobin — MADDTITLYEAIGGDATVRALTRRFYQLMDTLPEAANCRAIHPADLSRSESKFYDYLTGYLGGPPVYVKKYGHPMLRRRHFVAPIGAKERDEWLLCFRRAMDETIENPKLREIIWAPVEKLAFHMQNQDEAQS, encoded by the coding sequence GTGGCAGACGATACGATCACTCTCTATGAAGCCATCGGTGGGGACGCCACCGTGCGGGCGCTCACGCGCCGCTTCTATCAATTGATGGACACGCTGCCGGAAGCCGCCAATTGCCGCGCCATCCATCCGGCCGATCTTTCCCGCAGTGAAAGCAAGTTCTACGACTACCTGACCGGCTATCTCGGCGGGCCACCTGTCTATGTGAAAAAATACGGCCACCCCATGCTCCGCCGCCGCCACTTCGTCGCACCGATCGGCGCCAAGGAACGCGATGAGTGGCTGCTCTGCTTCCGCCGCGCCATGGACGAGACGATCGAAAACCCGAAGTTGCGCGAGATCATTTGGGCTCCGGTGGAAAAACTGGCCTTTCACATGCAAAATCAGGACGAGGCTCAGTCATGA
- a CDS encoding DUF423 domain-containing protein, with protein sequence MNQGILKAGTLFLSGVLGASGVALAAAATHTGATLMLGNASAMCLAHAPVLLGLHLGWARIKTALPSALLLGLGTALFAGDLVSKHFTGESLFPMAAPAGGLGMIFGWLTLAASALFPSARD encoded by the coding sequence ATGAACCAGGGGATCCTGAAAGCCGGAACACTGTTTCTCAGCGGCGTGCTGGGCGCATCCGGCGTCGCACTCGCTGCCGCCGCCACCCATACGGGCGCAACCTTGATGCTCGGTAACGCCTCTGCCATGTGTCTTGCCCATGCGCCGGTGCTTCTCGGTCTTCATCTCGGCTGGGCGCGCATCAAGACCGCCCTACCCTCGGCTCTTCTGCTGGGTCTTGGAACCGCGCTCTTTGCCGGCGATCTCGTCTCCAAGCATTTCACCGGCGAAAGCCTCTTTCCCATGGCCGCCCCCGCAGGCGGTCTCGGCATGATTTTTGGCTGGTTGACGCTGGCAGCCTCCGCCCTTTTTCCATCTGCGAGAGACTGA
- a CDS encoding GH1 family beta-glucosidase, with protein MTRSFPKDFLWGVAASAFQTEGAVNKDGRGQSVWDVYAHTPGRTTNGETADIACDHYHRYPEDIGLMSGLGVGAYRLSTAWPRIFPQGSGQVNQRGLDFYDRVIDLLLHEGIEPWICLHHWDMPVAVEEKGGWRSRETPKIFADYAATIARHFGDRVKRFAPINEPNVIPWVAYNVGRHAPGKQSYDDSLKAIHTLNLAHGYSVKAVRAEAPKAEVGNIVSLGPVRPHYDDAAHEEARILGDCLWRRVTVDPLWLGTYPEPIAKEMEPLILGDDMADISQKMDFFGLNHYNPVFVGPNKNTTFGVAETAPPTGMGPLTDVNWVVDPQAFLEQIRDTSERYNKPTIYITENGASYPDALGPDRKVIDKDRIAYFEGYLNVLLDALEEGHDIKGYFAWSLMDNFEWGRGYSKRFGLVYVDYPTLQRIPKASYHWLSDVIRKNAL; from the coding sequence ATGACGCGTTCTTTTCCCAAGGACTTTCTCTGGGGTGTCGCCGCCTCCGCCTTCCAGACCGAAGGCGCCGTCAACAAGGATGGCCGCGGCCAGAGCGTCTGGGATGTCTATGCCCACACGCCGGGCCGCACCACGAATGGCGAGACCGCCGACATCGCCTGCGACCACTACCACCGCTATCCGGAAGATATCGGCCTGATGAGCGGTCTCGGCGTGGGCGCCTATCGCCTGTCGACCGCATGGCCGCGGATCTTTCCGCAAGGCTCCGGTCAGGTGAACCAGCGCGGGCTCGATTTCTACGACCGCGTCATCGATCTTCTGCTGCATGAAGGCATCGAACCGTGGATTTGCCTGCACCACTGGGACATGCCCGTGGCGGTGGAAGAAAAGGGCGGCTGGCGCTCGCGCGAAACGCCGAAGATTTTCGCCGACTACGCCGCGACGATTGCCCGCCATTTTGGCGACCGCGTCAAACGCTTTGCCCCAATCAACGAACCAAACGTCATTCCCTGGGTCGCCTATAATGTCGGCCGTCACGCGCCAGGCAAGCAGTCCTATGACGACAGCCTGAAGGCCATTCACACGCTGAACCTCGCCCACGGTTATTCGGTCAAGGCGGTTCGCGCAGAGGCGCCCAAGGCAGAGGTCGGCAACATCGTCTCGCTCGGTCCGGTGCGCCCGCATTACGACGATGCCGCTCACGAGGAAGCCCGCATTCTGGGCGACTGCCTGTGGCGCCGCGTAACCGTCGATCCGCTCTGGCTCGGCACCTATCCAGAGCCGATCGCCAAGGAAATGGAGCCGCTGATCCTTGGCGACGACATGGCCGATATCAGCCAGAAGATGGATTTCTTCGGCCTCAACCACTACAATCCCGTCTTCGTCGGCCCCAACAAGAACACCACCTTCGGCGTCGCCGAGACCGCCCCACCCACCGGCATGGGCCCGCTCACCGATGTCAACTGGGTTGTCGATCCGCAAGCCTTCCTCGAACAGATCCGCGATACCAGCGAGCGCTACAACAAGCCGACCATCTACATCACCGAAAACGGCGCATCCTATCCCGACGCGCTGGGCCCGGATCGCAAGGTCATCGACAAGGATCGTATCGCCTATTTCGAAGGCTACCTGAACGTTCTCCTCGACGCGCTGGAAGAAGGCCACGATATCAAAGGCTATTTCGCCTGGTCTCTAATGGACAATTTCGAATGGGGCCGCGGTTATTCGAAACGCTTCGGCCTGGTCTATGTGGACTATCCGACACTTCAGCGTATTCCGAAGGCGTCCTATCACTGGCTGAGCGATGTGATCCGGAAGAACGCGTTGTAG
- a CDS encoding SAM-dependent methyltransferase encodes MNMLAFAINAAEKAPLSDSLTLTGIDFLCNRTKRRLEKVPESTEAAFARDMADFPVATHTDEANRQHYEVPAEFFSLVLGPQRKYSCCYYLGDSSALADAETAALAETVKHADINDGMDILELGCGWGSLSLYLARQFPNARITSVSNSSSQRAYIVGEAERQGLSNLTVITADMNDFSPSGTYDRIVSVEMFEHMSNWQTLFERTNGWLKADGRLFIHVFTHKNRSYRFDPNDPADWIAHHFFTGGIMPAHDLPHRFQDVYAVEAEWRWSGTHYRRTAMDWLANFDRESGKITPILQRVYGKDATLWHRRWRLFFLATAGLFGHDKGDVWGVGHYLLKPVGK; translated from the coding sequence ATGAACATGTTGGCATTCGCCATCAACGCAGCTGAAAAGGCACCGCTTTCCGACAGCCTGACGCTGACCGGTATCGACTTTCTCTGCAACCGCACCAAGCGCCGGCTGGAGAAAGTGCCGGAGAGCACGGAAGCGGCCTTTGCCCGCGACATGGCGGATTTCCCGGTCGCCACCCACACCGATGAAGCCAACCGACAGCATTACGAAGTGCCGGCCGAGTTCTTCTCGCTGGTGCTTGGGCCGCAGCGAAAATATTCCTGCTGCTATTACCTGGGCGATTCCAGCGCGCTCGCCGATGCAGAAACCGCGGCACTGGCTGAAACCGTCAAGCACGCCGATATCAATGACGGAATGGACATTCTGGAGCTTGGCTGCGGCTGGGGTTCGCTGTCGCTTTATCTCGCGCGGCAGTTTCCCAATGCCCGCATTACCTCAGTCTCGAATTCCTCATCGCAGCGCGCCTATATCGTCGGTGAGGCCGAGCGCCAGGGCCTCTCCAATCTCACCGTCATCACGGCGGATATGAACGACTTTTCCCCATCCGGCACCTATGACCGCATCGTCTCTGTGGAAATGTTCGAGCACATGTCCAACTGGCAGACCCTGTTTGAGCGCACCAATGGCTGGCTGAAGGCGGATGGCAGGCTGTTCATCCACGTCTTCACCCACAAGAACCGCTCCTACCGCTTCGATCCGAACGACCCCGCCGATTGGATCGCGCATCACTTCTTCACCGGCGGCATCATGCCAGCACACGATCTGCCTCATCGCTTCCAGGATGTTTACGCGGTGGAAGCCGAATGGCGCTGGTCCGGCACGCATTACCGCCGCACCGCCATGGACTGGCTTGCCAATTTCGACCGGGAGTCGGGCAAGATCACGCCGATCCTCCAGCGCGTTTACGGCAAGGACGCGACGCTCTGGCACCGCCGCTGGAGACTGTTCTTTCTCGCCACCGCAGGCCTGTTCGGCCATGACAAGGGCGACGTCTGGGGCGTTGGCCACTATCTGCTGAAACCGGTTGGCAAATGA
- a CDS encoding ABC transporter substrate-binding protein, translating into MLKRTLLAASLLLLPAISTPSFASGVIDVATIGEPPTLDPMASTADVVGMITQHVFETLFTFDAEWTPIPLLAATMPTVSADGKTYDITLRKGIKFHDGSTMTSADVVASLERWTKIASRGKQVAPYISAITAKGDDAIHIVLNKPYAPLLSLLAFNNSAAVIMPKANLAEDPLTKIIGTGPYMLKERKADQYIQLVRFDGYQSLSEAPNGFGGARKAILDEIRFVPVPDANTRLEGAVSGQFDYADSLAPETFDRLKASTASEPVVLKPYGAPVLVMNTKEGVLANKEMRHAIQEALNPEDMLLAAFGNPEFFAVDGALYPKAYIWHTEEGIARYGDGNPEAAAAMAKKAGYDGEKPIRILTSRQYEFHYKMAQVAAEYLKAAGFKVELGVFDWATLTTRRADPKLWDIFITHGPFPPEPVLNGWMSDSYPGWWSTPEKAAAVAPFIAESDPEKRKVLFAEIQKVFYEDAPVYKVGDFNALSAKKKTLKDFKPSPWPYFWNVSTSK; encoded by the coding sequence ATGCTTAAACGCACTTTGCTTGCAGCCTCCTTGCTGTTATTGCCTGCCATCTCTACTCCGTCTTTTGCCAGCGGCGTAATCGACGTGGCCACCATCGGCGAGCCGCCGACGCTCGACCCGATGGCCTCGACGGCCGACGTGGTCGGTATGATCACCCAGCACGTTTTCGAGACTCTTTTCACATTCGATGCTGAGTGGACGCCCATTCCACTTCTGGCCGCAACGATGCCAACCGTATCCGCCGACGGCAAGACCTATGACATCACCTTGCGCAAGGGCATCAAGTTTCACGACGGCTCCACCATGACATCCGCCGATGTCGTCGCCTCGCTGGAGCGCTGGACCAAGATCGCATCGCGCGGAAAGCAGGTCGCTCCCTATATCAGCGCCATCACAGCCAAGGGCGACGATGCCATCCATATCGTGCTGAACAAGCCTTATGCGCCGTTGCTGTCGCTTCTGGCCTTCAACAACTCCGCCGCCGTCATCATGCCGAAGGCAAACCTTGCCGAAGACCCGCTGACGAAGATCATCGGTACCGGTCCCTACATGCTGAAAGAGCGCAAGGCCGACCAATATATCCAGCTCGTCCGCTTCGATGGCTACCAATCGCTTTCCGAAGCGCCGAACGGCTTTGGCGGCGCCCGCAAGGCCATCCTCGATGAAATCCGCTTCGTGCCCGTACCCGATGCCAATACCCGCCTTGAGGGCGCGGTTTCCGGTCAGTTCGATTACGCCGACTCGCTTGCACCTGAAACCTTCGATCGCCTGAAGGCGTCGACCGCATCGGAACCAGTGGTATTGAAGCCCTATGGTGCGCCGGTTCTCGTCATGAACACCAAGGAAGGTGTGTTGGCGAACAAGGAGATGCGCCACGCCATCCAGGAAGCCTTGAACCCCGAAGACATGCTGCTTGCTGCATTCGGCAATCCGGAATTCTTCGCCGTCGATGGCGCGCTCTATCCGAAGGCCTATATCTGGCACACTGAAGAAGGTATCGCGCGCTACGGCGACGGCAATCCCGAAGCTGCAGCGGCCATGGCCAAGAAGGCCGGGTACGACGGCGAAAAGCCGATCCGCATCCTGACCAGCCGCCAATATGAATTCCATTACAAGATGGCGCAGGTCGCTGCCGAATATCTGAAGGCCGCGGGCTTCAAGGTCGAACTCGGCGTCTTCGATTGGGCAACACTGACCACCCGTCGCGCTGATCCGAAACTATGGGACATCTTCATCACGCACGGCCCGTTCCCGCCGGAGCCGGTTCTCAACGGCTGGATGTCCGACAGCTATCCTGGCTGGTGGTCGACACCAGAGAAGGCCGCAGCGGTCGCACCCTTCATCGCAGAATCCGACCCGGAAAAGCGCAAGGTCCTCTTCGCCGAAATCCAGAAGGTCTTCTACGAAGACGCGCCGGTCTACAAGGTGGGCGATTTCAACGCGCTGAGCGCGAAAAAGAAGACCTTGAAGGACTTCAAGCCTTCGCCATGGCCCTACTTCTGGAATGTCAGCACCAGCAAGTGA